The DNA segment TCTACATAGGAGGCCGATGGGGTAAGCAGATCTCAATCGGGCGTGAACTGGACAAAGTGTTCTTTGACAAAGAAGAGGCATTAGATGCGATTGAAAAGACGATTCTTCTCTACAAGGAACAAGGTAAAACGGGAGAGCGTTTTTCACAGACGATTGAAAGACTCGGATTTGACACTGTTCAAAAACAGATCATTTCCTAGATCTTGGCAATAATCATGCAGAAAGGATATTTTATGGAAGAAAAAGCAAAATTTCGCTTTGCCGTCATGGGAGCTGGCCACATATCCCATAAATTTTGTGATGCAGTAAGTCTGATCGATGAATGTGAAATCACAGCGATCGCCAGCAGAGATCTGAAGAAAGCCCGCAAGGTAGCACATAAGTATGGTATTGCAGCGGCTTATGACAGTTACGAACAGATGTTGATTGATGAAAAGCCGGATGCAGTCTATATTTCAGTTACCACGAATGCTCACTATGACCTTGCAATGCTCTGCATGGCTCATGACACACCGATCCTCTGTGAAAAAGCGATGTTTCGAAGTGCATGTGAGGCCGAGGACGTGTTTCGCCATTCCAAAGAGCAAGGTATCTTCGCGATGGAGGCGATGTGGAGTCTTTTTCTGCCAAATATCCGTCAGGCAAGACAATGGATTGAAGAAGGGAAAATCGGAGATATCACCCTTGGAAGATTCGATATCGGATTTCAGGCGGAGAAAAACCCAAAGAACCGCTTTTACAATCCAGACCTTGGAGGCGGTGCATGCTATGATATTCTGGTCTATGCCTATGATATTTTGACCTGGCTGATTGGACAGCCGGTACAGGGGACATCCGTTCAGGCAGTGTATACGAATGACGGAGTGGACAAGACAGATATTGTCCAGCTGGAGTTTCCAGATTGTATGGGCGTGCTGACTGCGACCTTCGAAGCAAATCTCGGCGATCAGGAACAAGCTGTCGTCTATGGCAGCAGAGGTAAAATTGTGATTCCCCATGCACATCACGGGAAGGAATGTTGTCTTTATGTGGAAGGTGAAGAGCCAGTAACATGGAAAGATGACAAGACAATCAATGGATTCGTATATGAGATACAAGAAGTGATGAGCTGTATCGAAAGAGGGGAGATTGAGAGCAGCACCGTACCACATGAGATGACTATGAGGACGTCGCTTCTCTTTGATAAAATATATGAATAGGTTTTCGAGAAAAAAGCGTTGCCACAAGATAGGAATGGTCAGCGGCAAAGTCTTAATTAACAGCTTAAACATTGTGAGTTGTTTTATTTAACTATTGGTGATATACTTACAAAGACACAAACGACATATCGGGCTTGTATCATATAATAAGCCGCGAACCACTCAGTTATTTTGGAGGAAAAGATAAAGTGAATACTTTAAAAACTGAAAAAAGAAACATGGAAGTCAAAGCTAAAAGACTTAGACGTGAAGGATTTGTAACAGGAAATATCATTGGCAAGGAAATCGATGGATCCATACCGGTACAGATTCCGCAGCTGGATGCAGAGAAACTGATCAAGTCCGGTGGTAAAGGAAGTCAGGTAAAACTGGATGTTGATGGACAGATATATAATACTCTGATTAAAGATGTTGATTATAATGCCTTAAGACATCAGATCTATGAAATTGATTTTCAGGCATTGGTTGCAGGTGAAAAAGTTAATTCCGTTGCAGAGATCATACTGCTCAATCAGGATATGATCAATACAGGTGTTCTTGAGAGACCGACTACGGAAATCGCTTACCGTGCAGTTCCAGATGCATTGGTTGAAAAGGTGGAGGTTGATGCCGGTCGTCTGAAGCTCGGCGACAACATTTTGGTGAAAGACCTTGAAATTGCATCCAATAAGGATATTGAAATTCTTACAGATCTTGATGCAGTTGTTGCAACTGTTTCTGCAGTAAAAGAAGAGCCAACTCCCGAAACGGATGAAGACGCAGCAGTAGATACAGAAGCTGCTCCGGAAGCATAATTAGAATCTTCTTAAAATAGAGTCAGGCGTTTTTGCCTGGCTCTATTTTTGACTTATTGGAGAAAGATGGTGGTAAAGGAATAGAGGGCAAATAAGTCATCTATACATATTTTAGATTAATAGGAGGAAGTCAGTAGTTATGGGAAGAAATTTAACTGAATTACATCCACGCCTGCAAGAAAAGGTTGCGCAGCTACAGATACTGTGTGCAAAGGAAAACCTATTGCTTGGCATCGGCGAATGCTTTCGGACAGCTGCGGAGCAAAATGAATTATATGCTCAAGGCAGAACTAAAGCGGGTGCAATCATTACCAACGCACCGGGATCGAGTTACAGCTCACAACATCAATGGGGGATCGCGTTTGATTTTTTCAAAAATGTGCGCGGTCATGAGTACGATGACAATGCATTTTTTACCCGTGTTTCGCAATTGGGTAGGACAATTGGCCTGGCTTGGGGCGGAGACTGGCACAGCATCGTGGATAAAC comes from the Blautia liquoris genome and includes:
- a CDS encoding 50S ribosomal protein L25, whose amino-acid sequence is MNTLKTEKRNMEVKAKRLRREGFVTGNIIGKEIDGSIPVQIPQLDAEKLIKSGGKGSQVKLDVDGQIYNTLIKDVDYNALRHQIYEIDFQALVAGEKVNSVAEIILLNQDMINTGVLERPTTEIAYRAVPDALVEKVEVDAGRLKLGDNILVKDLEIASNKDIEILTDLDAVVATVSAVKEEPTPETDEDAAVDTEAAPEA
- a CDS encoding Gfo/Idh/MocA family protein, which translates into the protein MEEKAKFRFAVMGAGHISHKFCDAVSLIDECEITAIASRDLKKARKVAHKYGIAAAYDSYEQMLIDEKPDAVYISVTTNAHYDLAMLCMAHDTPILCEKAMFRSACEAEDVFRHSKEQGIFAMEAMWSLFLPNIRQARQWIEEGKIGDITLGRFDIGFQAEKNPKNRFYNPDLGGGACYDILVYAYDILTWLIGQPVQGTSVQAVYTNDGVDKTDIVQLEFPDCMGVLTATFEANLGDQEQAVVYGSRGKIVIPHAHHGKECCLYVEGEEPVTWKDDKTINGFVYEIQEVMSCIERGEIESSTVPHEMTMRTSLLFDKIYE